Part of the Woronichinia naegeliana WA131 genome, GGACGTTTAGCCATCACGACCCCAATATAGCGTTTACCATTGGGCATATCGATGATACCGGCATCGCCTAGTACCGTACCAATATCTCCCGTTTTATGAGCAATAATGGCCCCTGGTTCCAGTCCCTGGGGTAACAGAGTGCGAGTTTTAGTTTGCTGCATAATTCCCAAAAGGCGATCGCGGGATTTGAGAGAAAGTAATTCCCCTTGATTTACCTTTAATAGGGCCTGGGAAAGGTCGTGGGGACTGGTGGTATTGGTTCCTTCTAGATCCGGTAGGGCATTATGGATCACAGTATTGCTTAAACCCCATTGCTGAATGCGTTGGTTGACAGCCGCTTTACCCCCTAAACGTTTGATGATCATATTAGTGGCGGTGTTATCGCTAATGGCGATCATTTTGGTAACGGTTTCTAGAGCCGTAAAGCTTTTCTGACCTTGCTGGTACTGCATATCCCCCGAACCGGAGGCAATGACATCTTTCCCTATCGGTAACACTTCATCTAGTTTGATCTTGCCCGCATCCACATCCTGAAAAAAGGCGATCGCGACGGGAATCTTAATGGTACTGGCGGCGGCGATCGGGGTATCTGCATCCAAATTTACATATTTGCCATTGTCTAGATCCACAAAATAGGCTTGGGGAATGATTTTCGGTTTAGCCTTAGCCACTAAAGTCATCAGTTTTTGCTTCAGTGCTGTCATTTCCTCAGTGGTCTGAAATGTTGTTGTTGCCGGTAATGTAGCCGTTGAAGGTAATGAGGCTGAAGAGTGAGAGTTCGCAGAATTGACCACCATTGCCAAAATCGCCTGGGGTTTCAATCCAGTTTGAGAATTATTCACAGAGACAGAAGATTTCCCATCCCCTTTTAACGCAGAAGCCTGGGACGACAAAAAACGGGTCGGAGTAAAAGTCGTTAAAACAGTTCCAGCCGCTACCCCCAGACCCAAACCTAAAATTCCCAGACGCAACGCGTAGAGCATTCCCGATCGCAGCAGACTGGGGGGCTTGCTATTTTTGCGAGGACGAGGAACAGCCGTCGAGAGGACAGGAGTCGCTTCAACCGTTAGAGTTGTCGTCGGTTTATCGAAACTGCTGCTGGGAGATGGAACCAGACTAAGATTACGGCGACCAGAGCGACGGGAATTAGATCTAGACATAGTGGTTGAGGAAAAAAGAAAAATTACGACAAAAGAGGGGGCTTATTCTCAGACAAGGTGGCAAACAAAAGTGGCAAAAAGAAGCCTGGGTGATTGCAGATCGAAATAGATCGGAATCAAGAAAAAATATCTATCTTAAGGAGTAGGCTTCTGACTGAGACTATGGCTGGCGGGTAATTGTTGCCAGAGCCAATCAACCTGTCCTAAGATACCCCGCAAAAG contains:
- a CDS encoding class A beta-lactamase-related serine hydrolase; protein product: MSRSNSRRSGRRNLSLVPSPSSSFDKPTTTLTVEATPVLSTAVPRPRKNSKPPSLLRSGMLYALRLGILGLGLGVAAGTVLTTFTPTRFLSSQASALKGDGKSSVSVNNSQTGLKPQAILAMVVNSANSHSSASLPSTATLPATTTFQTTEEMTALKQKLMTLVAKAKPKIIPQAYFVDLDNGKYVNLDADTPIAAASTIKIPVAIAFFQDVDAGKIKLDEVLPIGKDVIASGSGDMQYQQGQKSFTALETVTKMIAISDNTATNMIIKRLGGKAAVNQRIQQWGLSNTVIHNALPDLEGTNTTSPHDLSQALLKVNQGELLSLKSRDRLLGIMQQTKTRTLLPQGLEPGAIIAHKTGDIGTVLGDAGIIDMPNGKRYIGVVMAKRPFNDNDARILIQNMSRTAYQHLKATTPSGISSATTQANVPSVTTKVKPTSKPSTKSPAELKPTSPNP